A window of Paenibacillus sp. 19GGS1-52 contains these coding sequences:
- a CDS encoding 2-oxoglutarate dehydrogenase E1 component → MAVKEPYNESIWSKYYGPNLGYIQEKYEQFAKDPLSVETNYRELFTISGPPPLAPATEQPPQAVISGDSAWLKKAVRASKLIANIRIYGHMAADIDPLERDHNAMEKWLNPETYELTREDLMALPATLIWENAPADVLTGWDAVHRMRQVYTQTIAYEFGHVHDERELGWLNHQAESASSPAPLNNTERKELLRRLIQVEQFETFLHKTFVGQKRFSLEGNDALVPMLDEIVRAAAHDGAENILMGMAHRGRLSVLAHILGKPYDIIFSEFHHSPNKELFPSEGSMGINYGWTGDVKYHLGADRAVREGETVRTRLTLANNPSHLEFVNPVVEGFTRAAQEDRSTPGLPQLDTNKAMAVLMHGDAAFPGEGIVAETLNIGKLQGYKNGGTIHIIVNNRIGFTTESEDSRSTHYASDLAKGYEIPIVHVNADDPEACVAAVRLAGAYRSMFKKDFVIDLIGYRRHGHNEMDDPETTQPIVYGKVRNHPTVYKVYADRLQNEKIVTAEDVQNMNIEAEGVLQQAYDKMKEGKQKNAEAKTSVPFPVDNSSSSTRSTAVALNTLQQINQELLSVPDGFQVYPKLERILQRRKDSLNDGEKVDWALAETLAFATILRDGTPIRLSGQDSQRGTFAHRHLVLHDSESGALYSPLHQLSESRASFGVYNSPLSEASVLGYEYGYNVFAPETFVIWEAQYGDFANAAQVIIDQFIAAGRAKWTQRSNLVILLPHGYEGQGPEHSSGRLERYLQLSAEENWTVANLTSAAQYFHLLRRQAALCGQGNARPLVVMTPKSLIRNPRSTSSGTELASGQFQNVLPEPLLGKKPGEVKRVVICSGKVAVDLQTELEASSSQDWSWLHILRLEQLYPFPERELNAHFSSFHSLQEIVWVQEEPKNMGAWSYTEPRLRAIAPEKTTVQYIGRPERSSPASGYADVHAFEQRRIVREALKLNSQVQAAVPSS, encoded by the coding sequence ATGGCAGTTAAAGAGCCCTATAACGAATCCATTTGGAGTAAGTATTACGGACCCAATTTGGGCTATATCCAAGAAAAATATGAACAGTTTGCGAAAGATCCATTATCAGTAGAAACTAATTACCGCGAGCTTTTTACTATCTCGGGACCCCCTCCCCTGGCACCTGCCACCGAGCAGCCACCACAGGCGGTTATTTCGGGCGATTCCGCATGGCTAAAAAAAGCAGTCAGAGCTTCCAAGCTAATCGCCAATATTCGTATATATGGTCATATGGCCGCTGATATTGACCCGCTCGAACGAGATCATAATGCTATGGAGAAGTGGCTTAACCCTGAAACCTATGAGTTAACCCGCGAGGACCTCATGGCATTGCCTGCCACGCTGATCTGGGAGAATGCGCCCGCAGACGTTCTTACCGGCTGGGACGCCGTTCACCGGATGCGCCAGGTCTATACGCAGACTATTGCTTATGAGTTCGGGCATGTTCACGATGAACGGGAACTGGGTTGGTTGAACCATCAAGCGGAGTCGGCAAGCTCGCCGGCCCCCCTGAACAACACCGAACGCAAGGAACTGCTGAGACGCCTTATTCAAGTAGAGCAATTTGAGACCTTCTTGCATAAAACCTTCGTTGGCCAGAAACGCTTCAGTCTGGAGGGCAATGATGCGCTTGTTCCGATGCTGGACGAAATTGTACGTGCAGCGGCACATGACGGTGCCGAGAACATTCTGATGGGCATGGCCCATCGCGGGCGTCTGAGCGTGCTGGCCCATATTTTGGGCAAGCCTTATGATATTATTTTTTCCGAATTCCACCACTCTCCAAATAAGGAGCTTTTCCCTTCAGAAGGGTCGATGGGTATTAACTATGGCTGGACTGGAGACGTGAAGTATCATCTTGGTGCAGATCGTGCTGTCCGCGAGGGAGAAACCGTCCGTACCCGACTAACACTGGCAAATAACCCGAGTCATTTGGAATTCGTTAATCCTGTCGTTGAAGGCTTTACCCGCGCGGCTCAGGAAGACCGCAGTACACCGGGTCTGCCACAACTTGATACGAACAAAGCCATGGCCGTGCTGATGCATGGAGATGCAGCTTTTCCAGGCGAAGGCATTGTCGCCGAAACGTTGAATATTGGCAAGCTGCAGGGTTATAAGAACGGTGGTACGATCCATATTATCGTCAATAACCGGATTGGCTTTACCACGGAAAGCGAGGACTCTCGGTCCACGCATTACGCCAGCGACCTGGCAAAAGGGTATGAAATTCCAATTGTGCATGTTAATGCCGATGATCCGGAAGCCTGTGTAGCTGCTGTTCGGCTGGCAGGCGCATATCGCAGCATGTTTAAGAAGGATTTTGTTATTGATCTCATCGGCTACCGCCGTCACGGCCACAATGAAATGGATGATCCAGAAACCACTCAGCCTATCGTTTATGGCAAGGTGCGTAATCACCCTACAGTTTACAAGGTATACGCTGATCGGCTGCAGAATGAGAAGATCGTCACTGCTGAAGATGTACAGAATATGAACATCGAAGCAGAAGGTGTATTACAGCAGGCTTATGATAAAATGAAGGAAGGCAAACAGAAGAACGCCGAAGCGAAGACTTCTGTTCCCTTTCCAGTTGATAATTCAAGCTCAAGCACGCGTTCCACAGCCGTAGCACTCAACACGCTGCAGCAGATTAACCAAGAATTATTGAGCGTTCCTGACGGCTTCCAGGTCTATCCAAAGCTGGAGCGGATTCTGCAGCGCCGCAAGGATTCACTGAACGATGGAGAAAAGGTCGACTGGGCTCTAGCTGAGACTTTGGCCTTCGCGACCATTCTGCGAGATGGCACACCCATTCGTCTGAGCGGCCAAGATTCACAGCGCGGCACCTTCGCTCACCGGCATCTGGTGCTGCATGACAGCGAATCGGGAGCACTATACTCCCCACTGCATCAGCTAAGTGAATCCCGTGCCTCCTTTGGTGTGTACAACAGCCCATTGTCAGAAGCCTCGGTGCTTGGCTATGAGTACGGATATAATGTATTCGCACCCGAAACCTTCGTCATCTGGGAAGCGCAATACGGCGATTTCGCCAATGCTGCACAGGTCATTATTGACCAGTTCATTGCTGCCGGTCGTGCCAAATGGACACAGCGCAGCAATCTGGTCATCCTGTTGCCCCATGGCTACGAGGGACAGGGACCAGAGCACTCTAGCGGCAGACTTGAACGCTACTTGCAGTTATCCGCAGAGGAGAACTGGACCGTCGCCAACTTGACCAGCGCCGCCCAATATTTCCACCTCTTGCGGCGCCAAGCAGCATTATGTGGCCAAGGAAATGCCCGCCCACTGGTCGTTATGACACCGAAGAGCCTTATTCGTAATCCGCGCAGCACTTCGTCTGGAACTGAGTTAGCTTCAGGGCAATTCCAGAACGTGCTGCCAGAACCGCTTCTCGGGAAGAAACCTGGTGAAGTGAAGCGTGTGGTTATCTGCAGCGGCAAAGTTGCCGTTGATCTGCAGACCGAACTTGAAGCTTCCAGTAGCCAGGATTGGTCCTGGCTGCACATCCTCCGGCTGGAGCAGCTCTACCCCTTCCCGGAACGGGAGCTTAATGCACATTTCAGCTCCTTTCACTCCCTCCAGGAAATCGTCTGGGTGCAGGAAGAACCCAAAAATATGGGTGCTTGGAGCTATACCGAGCCCCGACTGCGGGCCATTGCTCCAGAGAAGACAACTGTTCAGTATATTGGCCGTCCGGAACGCTCCAGCCCGGCTAGTGGCTACGCGGATGTTCATGCTTTTGAACAGCGGAGAATTGTTAGAGAAGCCCTGAAATTAAATTCACAAGTACAAGCGGCTGTGCCGTCCTCATAA
- the odhB gene encoding 2-oxoglutarate dehydrogenase complex dihydrolipoyllysine-residue succinyltransferase has protein sequence MSEIKVPDLGESISEGTIYKWLVKEGDTVGQGDVLAELETDKVNLEISAEEDGILTSILRQAGENVAVGEAIGIIGSGAGAGSNSAPQAAEGGKPEAAPVSSGAAEIVSSAVAAAPEATGAEAPVASPGARKLARERGIDLGEVSARDPIGRIAQADVNGHGAAGPVAAAPTPPAPQGKPEAAKPAALAGKAPQPEDGKAVERKRMSRRRLTIASRLVEAQQTAAMLTTFNEVDMTAILDIRKRRKDAFKEKHEVGLGFMSFFTKAVIGALKAYPMLNAEIDGEDLVIKKYYDIGIAVAAKEGLVVPVVRDADRLSFPQIERRIGELATKARANTLSLPEIQGGTFTITNGGVFGSLLSTPILNTPQVGILGMHKIQLRPIALDEERMANRPMMYIALSYDHRIVDGSEAVSFLVKVKELLEDPEALLLEG, from the coding sequence GTGTCAGAAATTAAAGTACCCGATCTGGGTGAGTCCATTTCCGAAGGAACAATCTACAAATGGTTGGTTAAAGAAGGCGATACCGTCGGACAAGGGGATGTACTCGCGGAGCTGGAAACCGACAAGGTCAATCTGGAGATTAGTGCGGAGGAGGATGGCATCCTCACCTCCATCCTCCGGCAAGCTGGCGAGAACGTAGCCGTCGGCGAAGCTATCGGCATTATCGGCAGTGGCGCTGGCGCGGGCAGCAACAGTGCACCGCAGGCCGCTGAGGGCGGCAAGCCTGAAGCGGCACCCGTTAGTAGCGGTGCAGCGGAGATCGTTAGCTCCGCTGTTGCCGCTGCGCCCGAAGCCACGGGAGCGGAAGCTCCTGTGGCCTCGCCGGGCGCACGGAAGCTGGCACGGGAGCGCGGCATCGACCTCGGCGAGGTTAGCGCCCGTGACCCTATCGGCCGGATTGCTCAGGCCGATGTGAATGGACATGGCGCAGCCGGGCCGGTGGCCGCAGCGCCAACCCCTCCGGCGCCGCAAGGCAAGCCGGAGGCTGCGAAGCCCGCCGCGCTTGCGGGCAAAGCGCCGCAGCCGGAGGACGGCAAGGCCGTTGAGCGCAAGCGCATGTCACGCAGACGGCTGACTATCGCCAGCCGTCTGGTGGAAGCGCAGCAGACCGCGGCCATGCTGACCACCTTTAACGAGGTGGATATGACCGCCATCCTCGACATCCGCAAGCGCCGCAAGGATGCTTTTAAAGAAAAGCATGAAGTCGGACTGGGCTTCATGTCCTTTTTCACCAAGGCTGTAATCGGCGCTCTCAAAGCTTATCCGATGCTCAATGCCGAGATTGACGGCGAGGATCTCGTCATCAAGAAGTACTACGACATCGGCATTGCGGTAGCTGCCAAGGAAGGCCTGGTTGTCCCTGTTGTCCGTGACGCAGACCGGCTGAGCTTCCCACAAATCGAACGGCGGATCGGCGAACTCGCCACCAAGGCCCGGGCCAATACGCTCAGTCTCCCTGAAATCCAAGGCGGCACGTTCACCATTACCAATGGCGGTGTGTTCGGTTCTCTTTTATCTACACCTATTCTTAATACACCGCAGGTCGGCATTCTGGGTATGCATAAGATTCAACTGCGCCCGATTGCTCTCGATGAAGAGAGAATGGCTAACCGTCCGATGATGTACATTGCCCTTTCCTACGATCACCGGATCGTTGACGGCTCCGAAGCGGTAAGCTTCCTCGTCAAAGTGAAGGAACTGCTGGAAGATCCGGAAGCCCTGCTGCTGGAAGGCTGA
- a CDS encoding SDR family oxidoreductase, with protein sequence MKPAKTVLITGANKGIGYETARQLGALGYIILIGSRNEEKGQEAVAALEKEDINAHFIQLDLAEQATIEAAAKQIEQQFSSLDILVNNAGISLGAGITPSQFKLSDLRETYETNFFGTIAVIQAMLPLLQQSPAGRIVNLSSGLGSLTYNSDPEHEFSRFNLLAYNSSKTALNAATIIFAKEFKDSPLKINAADPGYTATDLNGFRGLRSVQQGAGIVVRLATLEEDGPTGGFFDENGEVPW encoded by the coding sequence ATGAAACCAGCCAAAACAGTACTGATTACGGGTGCAAACAAAGGAATTGGTTACGAGACTGCGCGGCAACTTGGTGCTTTGGGGTATATAATCTTGATTGGATCGCGGAATGAGGAAAAGGGCCAGGAAGCTGTAGCCGCATTGGAAAAAGAAGATATCAATGCCCACTTTATTCAGCTCGACTTGGCAGAGCAAGCTACCATTGAAGCTGCTGCCAAACAAATTGAACAGCAGTTCTCCAGTCTGGACATCCTAGTGAACAATGCCGGAATATCACTTGGCGCTGGCATAACCCCCAGCCAGTTTAAGCTTTCTGATCTGCGGGAGACGTATGAGACGAACTTTTTCGGCACGATTGCTGTAATTCAAGCCATGCTGCCCCTGCTCCAGCAATCTCCAGCTGGTAGAATCGTCAATCTATCGAGCGGTCTTGGCTCATTAACCTATAATAGTGACCCTGAACACGAATTTTCCCGTTTTAACTTACTCGCCTATAACAGCTCCAAAACAGCATTGAACGCAGCCACGATTATATTTGCCAAAGAATTCAAAGATTCGCCACTCAAAATCAATGCTGCAGACCCCGGCTATACAGCCACCGATTTGAATGGATTTAGAGGCCTTCGTTCAGTTCAGCAAGGAGCCGGGATTGTCGTTCGCCTTGCCACATTAGAGGAAGATGGGCCGACAGGAGGATTTTTTGATGAGAATGGCGAAGTCCCTTGGTAA
- a CDS encoding MerR family transcriptional regulator, producing MQEIPEIVNSIKQAAEITGLSEDTIRYYERIGLLPYAERKANGHRHYTKYQIQGILFILRLKATGMTIEEMKRYLELSEQGITALPQRYSLLEAHHDHIGREIAKLQETQKIIEYKLKNFRKLTEAPNLSDPNCDPYRTLEQ from the coding sequence ATGCAGGAAATTCCGGAGATCGTAAACTCTATTAAACAGGCCGCAGAAATAACTGGTTTATCGGAAGATACCATTCGTTATTATGAACGGATTGGACTCCTGCCCTATGCTGAACGAAAGGCAAATGGTCACAGGCATTATACCAAATACCAGATCCAAGGCATTCTCTTCATCCTGCGGTTGAAGGCAACAGGCATGACTATTGAAGAAATGAAACGTTACCTTGAGCTTTCTGAGCAAGGGATAACTGCTCTGCCGCAAAGGTACTCCCTACTCGAAGCACATCATGATCATATTGGGCGTGAAATCGCCAAATTACAGGAAACCCAGAAGATTATTGAATATAAGCTAAAGAACTTTCGCAAGCTTACTGAAGCACCAAATTTGAGCGACCCAAATTGTGATCCATATCGCACCTTGGAGCAGTAA
- a CDS encoding aldo/keto reductase, protein MKYVNLGRTGLKVSQLCLGTMNFGQSTDEKEAFRIMDAALDAGVNFFDTANGYGGEKRGHTEEIIGKWFAKGGNRRERVVLATKVYGDMQDPNDGPNSESGLSAYKIRRHLEGSLRRLKTDHIELYQMHHVDLSVSWDELWEVFQSFVQKGTVDYIGSSNFAGWHLTLAQAEAKARNLLGLVSEQHKYSLLCREPELEVLPAAKHHGIGVVAWSPLAGGLLGENALNPQKGSRSAQETQAIEARRPQLERFASLCSDLGETQSNVALAWLLANPAMTAPIIGPRTQEQLVNSLRAVEIVLTEATMVELSNIFPGPGKPAPEAYAW, encoded by the coding sequence ATGAAATATGTTAACTTGGGACGTACAGGCTTGAAGGTAAGTCAGCTTTGCTTGGGAACAATGAATTTTGGGCAAAGCACAGATGAAAAAGAAGCCTTTCGGATCATGGATGCCGCACTGGATGCGGGTGTTAATTTTTTTGATACAGCGAACGGCTATGGTGGCGAGAAGCGCGGGCATACCGAAGAAATTATTGGAAAATGGTTCGCCAAAGGCGGCAACAGACGGGAACGTGTCGTTCTGGCCACCAAAGTATATGGCGATATGCAAGACCCTAACGATGGACCCAATTCGGAGAGTGGACTCTCTGCTTATAAGATCCGACGACATCTCGAAGGTTCTTTGCGAAGATTGAAGACCGACCATATCGAACTCTACCAAATGCACCATGTGGATCTAAGCGTGAGCTGGGACGAGCTATGGGAAGTTTTTCAATCCTTTGTGCAAAAAGGAACTGTCGATTATATCGGCTCCAGCAACTTTGCTGGCTGGCACCTTACACTGGCACAAGCCGAAGCTAAAGCACGCAATCTGCTGGGACTCGTCTCCGAACAACATAAATACAGCTTACTATGTCGAGAACCGGAGCTTGAAGTATTGCCGGCGGCCAAACATCATGGAATTGGGGTTGTAGCCTGGAGCCCGCTTGCTGGCGGCCTTCTAGGTGAGAATGCACTTAATCCGCAAAAAGGCTCCCGATCTGCTCAGGAAACCCAAGCGATCGAGGCCAGACGACCACAATTAGAGCGATTCGCTTCTCTTTGTTCCGATCTAGGTGAGACCCAATCCAATGTGGCCTTGGCCTGGTTGTTGGCGAACCCGGCGATGACTGCACCGATCATCGGTCCAAGAACCCAGGAGCAGCTTGTGAATTCACTGCGAGCTGTTGAGATCGTCTTAACCGAGGCAACAATGGTTGAGCTAAGTAATATTTTCCCGGGACCCGGCAAACCGGCACCTGAGGCTTACGCCTGGTAA
- a CDS encoding LytTR family DNA-binding domain-containing protein, whose product MRAIIVEDEVLARQELAFLIEAHSGIKIAAQFEDGLDALKYLQTEEVDVLFLDINIPSIDGVLLAQNISKFAVKPYIVFITAYKEHAAEAFEIEAFDYILKPYSELRIKAMLHKLEGVYAARSHPMEEGHSPLSDKVNLWKDEKIFVVDADHIYYASAQEKTTSVITKSEEYTMALSISDFHSRLPQDRFFRCHRSYIVNLSKIKEIIPWFNNTYLLRLHDLDFEVPVSRSRVKEFRQIMRL is encoded by the coding sequence ATGAGAGCGATAATCGTAGAGGATGAAGTGTTGGCCCGCCAGGAGCTGGCCTTCCTGATAGAGGCGCATAGCGGCATCAAGATTGCCGCCCAGTTTGAGGACGGGCTGGATGCCCTCAAATATCTGCAGACAGAAGAGGTGGATGTGCTTTTTCTGGATATCAATATTCCCTCCATCGACGGCGTGCTGCTGGCTCAGAATATTAGCAAGTTCGCGGTGAAACCCTATATCGTGTTCATCACCGCTTACAAGGAGCATGCCGCCGAGGCTTTCGAGATTGAAGCCTTTGACTATATTCTTAAGCCCTATAGTGAGCTGCGGATCAAAGCGATGCTGCACAAGCTGGAGGGAGTCTATGCCGCCCGCAGCCACCCAATGGAAGAAGGACATAGCCCGCTCAGCGACAAGGTGAATCTGTGGAAGGACGAAAAGATCTTTGTTGTCGATGCCGATCATATTTATTACGCTTCCGCCCAGGAGAAGACCACAAGTGTCATCACCAAAAGTGAAGAGTATACTATGGCTCTGAGCATCAGTGATTTTCATAGCCGACTGCCGCAGGATCGTTTCTTCCGCTGTCACCGTTCCTATATCGTCAATCTGTCCAAGATTAAAGAGATTATTCCCTGGTTCAACAATACCTATCTGCTGCGGCTGCATGATTTGGACTTTGAAGTGCCGGTCAGCCGTAGCCGAGTCAAGGAATTCAGGCAGATTATGCGTCTCTAG
- a CDS encoding sensor histidine kinase, whose translation MQYTFTILLQLFERAALLLMCLFVLTRLPRFKEIFQKGAYTPQELVIGSVIFSAFAIFGTYSGINVEGSLVNVRIIAIMAGGILFGPWVGLITGIISGLHRFLIDIGGVTSVPCLITSITAGVVSGMIYRRVSSERRWIAGILAGMGCEALTMVLILVMANPTSLGVDIVSKIAFPMIISQLSVGMIVMLVQSVEGEKERIAAKQSKLALDIANKTLPYFRTINPQSLRTICQIIKEDIGADAVAITDTRLILAYVGVGEEYYATTNEIISDETKETLSSGEITIRNDDTDYLHSQIKSLIIIPLTEKGEVTGALKIYYTKAHKITYSLQAMAVGLSQIISTLMEVSRVEGIKEMANKAELKALQTSINPHFLFNALNAIISSIRIDPDKARELIVNLSGYMRYNLELTDEFIDIKRELQQVRQYVEIEKARFGDRLTVLYEIDEVQVRIPSLIIQPLVENAIIHGILKEKGTGVVTISVKDQGDTVRVGIKDTGAGISQETIEKVYSGNMPENKIGLFNVHQRVKLIYGIGLTIHRLDKGTDIYFDVKKESR comes from the coding sequence ATGCAATATACGTTTACGATTCTGCTGCAGCTGTTCGAAAGAGCTGCTTTGCTGTTGATGTGTCTATTTGTGCTGACGCGTCTGCCGCGATTTAAGGAAATTTTTCAAAAAGGGGCCTACACTCCGCAGGAGCTTGTAATAGGTTCGGTAATTTTCAGCGCCTTTGCCATCTTCGGGACGTATAGCGGAATCAATGTCGAAGGCTCGCTCGTTAATGTGCGGATCATCGCCATCATGGCTGGGGGGATACTGTTCGGTCCATGGGTAGGACTCATTACGGGTATCATTTCAGGGCTGCACCGTTTTCTGATTGATATCGGAGGGGTCACCTCTGTGCCTTGTCTGATCACGAGTATTACAGCCGGTGTGGTTTCGGGGATGATTTACCGCCGCGTCTCTAGTGAACGTCGCTGGATCGCGGGTATTCTGGCTGGGATGGGCTGTGAGGCGTTAACGATGGTGCTAATCTTGGTAATGGCTAATCCTACGTCGCTGGGCGTGGATATTGTGTCCAAGATCGCTTTTCCAATGATTATAAGCCAGCTTAGTGTCGGCATGATCGTTATGCTCGTGCAGAGCGTGGAGGGGGAGAAAGAGCGGATAGCCGCCAAACAATCCAAGCTGGCGCTCGATATTGCCAACAAGACACTGCCCTATTTTCGCACCATCAATCCACAGTCGCTGCGTACCATCTGCCAGATTATTAAAGAGGACATCGGTGCAGATGCGGTAGCGATTACGGATACACGCTTGATTCTTGCTTATGTGGGTGTTGGAGAAGAGTATTATGCCACGACCAACGAGATTATTAGCGACGAAACCAAGGAGACGTTGTCCAGTGGAGAGATTACGATCCGCAACGACGATACGGATTATCTTCATTCGCAGATCAAATCGCTGATCATTATCCCTCTTACGGAGAAGGGAGAAGTGACGGGAGCGCTGAAGATTTATTACACCAAAGCTCACAAAATCACGTATTCACTTCAGGCGATGGCGGTTGGCTTGTCGCAGATCATCTCTACATTGATGGAAGTATCACGGGTGGAGGGCATTAAGGAAATGGCTAATAAAGCGGAGCTGAAGGCGTTGCAGACGAGCATCAATCCACATTTTCTGTTCAATGCACTGAATGCGATTATCTCGTCCATCCGGATTGACCCCGATAAGGCGCGAGAGTTGATCGTGAATTTATCAGGGTATATGAGATACAATCTGGAGCTGACGGATGAATTCATTGATATCAAGCGGGAGCTGCAGCAGGTTCGGCAATATGTGGAGATTGAAAAAGCACGCTTCGGCGACCGACTTACCGTGTTGTATGAGATTGACGAGGTGCAGGTGCGTATTCCCAGCCTGATCATTCAGCCGCTGGTAGAGAATGCGATCATCCATGGAATCCTCAAGGAGAAGGGAACGGGTGTCGTTACGATTTCGGTAAAAGATCAAGGCGATACCGTGCGGGTCGGCATTAAGGATACCGGAGCTGGCATTAGTCAGGAGACCATAGAGAAGGTTTATAGCGGCAATATGCCGGAGAATAAGATAGGACTGTTTAATGTACACCAGCGGGTGAAGTTGATCTATGGAATAGGACTTACGATCCACAGGTTAGATAAAGGGACGGACATCTATTTCGATGTTAAAAAGGAGAGCCGATGA
- a CDS encoding nucleotidyltransferase family protein: MQIHTEEDIIQLVKADPWMMEILAAAKSLQLPDWWVCAGFVRAKIWDVLHGFEQRTALPDVDVIYFDSTNLQEAEEKKLEARLRSINPAIPWSVKNEARMHVVNNLSPYTSAIDAISKFPETATALGLSLDEQDRILLTAPHGIQDVINLILRPTPHFIEHTELIPIYEMRLVSKNWKSIWTGLDISSNSQD, from the coding sequence GTGCAGATACATACCGAGGAAGACATCATTCAGCTGGTTAAGGCAGACCCTTGGATGATGGAGATATTAGCAGCTGCCAAGAGCTTGCAGTTACCGGATTGGTGGGTGTGTGCCGGTTTCGTACGCGCCAAGATCTGGGATGTATTACACGGCTTTGAGCAAAGAACAGCTTTGCCGGATGTGGATGTCATCTACTTCGATAGTACTAACCTTCAGGAAGCTGAAGAAAAGAAACTGGAAGCACGACTAAGAAGCATCAATCCTGCTATCCCCTGGTCCGTCAAAAATGAAGCAAGGATGCATGTTGTCAATAATCTGTCGCCTTATACCTCAGCCATAGATGCGATTTCCAAGTTTCCCGAAACCGCCACAGCGCTGGGGCTATCTCTGGATGAACAGGACAGAATCCTATTAACTGCACCACATGGCATCCAGGATGTTATTAATCTGATCCTTCGGCCAACGCCTCACTTTATAGAACATACAGAATTAATACCTATTTATGAAATGCGGCTTGTAAGTAAGAATTGGAAATCCATATGGACGGGACTGGATATCTCTTCTAACAGTCAGGATTAA
- a CDS encoding methyl-accepting chemotaxis protein, whose amino-acid sequence MIRNRRNLGLLVVLLLLIGLYSVWIEMFWVHKIVFVCLMILLGLISWNIYRSGLRKDALLEDARDKVNLLSNEIVVTTDRLYGALEEISRHTEELQQTADYSHAYETDLRIRSYDAKTNIEGAFETMGGVAAVTSHIGELTGRLGANMHGTRQGMAEMLDSLKITDAVMEELKEQSGDMLTKFTTLSQHIAMVEEINSLIVGIVNETALLALNASIEAARAGEQGRGFAVVAGRIRQLADQSKASVDRSSGLLLDINNGVRQVLDSVTKEQVAVDRGVNEVGTVKLRLDDIAARVEEVGTVVVDTVAAASQQSTLIGEITSELRMAVAIVNETIANVDQTLEQVTRQRTQIGQLNDISANLLAESQFLQQSVNSIAGREEIELSPYAEKLQEMQSLLENISVKDELYIPDPASHGGVLAACIQKAPDVQAIWSNRTDGTFIYSEPAAGLLNAKRREWWSGAMDAGEFVSKPYVSAITKRSCITLSRAIRNRQGEIVGVVGIDIAV is encoded by the coding sequence ATGATACGGAATCGCCGAAACTTAGGTTTGTTAGTCGTTCTATTACTGCTTATAGGTCTGTACAGTGTGTGGATTGAGATGTTCTGGGTACATAAGATTGTGTTCGTGTGCTTGATGATCTTACTGGGACTGATTTCGTGGAATATTTATCGCAGTGGATTACGTAAGGACGCACTGTTGGAGGATGCTAGAGATAAGGTTAATCTGCTGAGTAATGAGATTGTAGTGACCACGGATCGACTGTATGGAGCCCTTGAGGAAATCAGCCGACATACAGAGGAATTGCAGCAGACGGCAGATTATTCACACGCTTATGAGACAGACCTGCGGATACGCAGCTACGATGCTAAGACGAATATAGAGGGTGCTTTTGAGACTATGGGCGGAGTGGCAGCAGTCACATCTCATATCGGGGAGCTGACCGGCAGGCTGGGAGCAAATATGCACGGCACGCGTCAGGGCATGGCCGAGATGCTGGATTCTTTGAAAATCACGGATGCTGTGATGGAGGAGCTGAAAGAGCAGAGCGGGGATATGTTGACCAAATTCACAACCTTAAGCCAACATATTGCTATGGTAGAGGAAATCAATTCGCTTATCGTTGGGATTGTTAACGAAACCGCCTTACTGGCCTTAAATGCTTCCATTGAAGCGGCACGTGCGGGGGAGCAAGGGCGAGGATTTGCTGTAGTTGCTGGTCGGATTCGGCAGCTGGCTGATCAGAGCAAGGCTTCCGTAGACCGCTCCTCAGGCCTTCTCCTGGATATTAATAATGGGGTTAGGCAGGTGCTGGATTCAGTTACAAAAGAGCAGGTCGCTGTGGACCGCGGGGTGAATGAGGTAGGTACGGTGAAGCTGCGACTGGATGATATAGCCGCAAGAGTTGAAGAGGTAGGGACCGTCGTCGTTGATACAGTCGCTGCAGCTTCTCAGCAGAGCACGCTGATCGGGGAGATCACTTCCGAGCTGCGTATGGCGGTAGCTATCGTAAATGAGACGATTGCTAATGTTGATCAGACCCTGGAGCAGGTGACACGGCAGCGCACACAGATCGGTCAGTTGAATGATATCAGCGCCAATCTACTTGCCGAGTCGCAATTCCTACAGCAATCGGTTAACAGCATTGCTGGCAGAGAAGAAATTGAGCTCAGTCCATATGCCGAGAAATTGCAGGAAATGCAGAGTCTGCTCGAAAATATTTCGGTTAAAGACGAGCTGTACATACCGGACCCAGCAAGTCATGGCGGTGTTCTGGCTGCATGCATCCAAAAAGCGCCTGATGTGCAGGCGATCTGGTCAAATCGTACGGATGGCACCTTTATTTACTCTGAACCTGCGGCAGGTCTGTTGAACGCCAAACGGCGGGAATGGTGGAGTGGAGCGATGGATGCAGGCGAATTTGTCTCGAAGCCTTATGTTTCAGCGATTACCAAGCGCTCCTGCATCACTCTATCGCGGGCGATCAGGAATCGCCAGGGAGAGATCGTGGGCGTGGTCGGCATAGATATAGCAGTCTAG